A single region of the Pseudomonas sp. GGS8 genome encodes:
- the secA gene encoding preprotein translocase subunit SecA, with product MFAPLLKKLFGSKNEREVKRMLKTVQLVNAFEEQMVALSDDQLRAKTNEFKARLAKGETLDKLLPEAFAVAREAGKRVMGMRHFDVQLIGGMTLHEGMIAEMRTGEGKTLVATLGVYLNALSGKGVHVVTVNDYLARRDANWMRPLYEFLGMTVGVVTPFQPPEEKRAAYAADITYGTNNEFGFDYLRDNMAFSMEEKFQRELNFAVIDEVDSILIDEARTPLIISGQAEDSSKLYIEINKLIPQLELHVEEVEGEVTKAGHYTVDEKTRQVELNEAGHQFIEDMLTRVGLLAEGESLYSAHNLGLLTHVYAGLRAHKLFNRNVEYIVQDGQVVLVDEHTGRTMPGRRLSEGLHQAIEAKENLNIQAESQTLASTTFQNYFRLYSKLSGMTGTADTEAFEFHQIYGLQVMVIPPNKPLARKDYNDLVFLTAEEKYAAIINDIKECMAQGRPVLVGTATIETSEHMSSLLVKEGIEHKVLNAKFHEKEAEIIAQAGRPGALTIATNMAGRGTDILLGGNWEVEVASLEDPTPEQIAQIKADWQKRHQQVLESGGLQVIASERHESRRIDNQLRGRAGRQGDAGSSRFYLSLEDSLMRIFASDRVKNFMKALGMQSGEAIEHRMVTNAIEKAQRKVEGRNFDIRKQLLEFDDVNNEQRKVIYHMRNSLLAADNIGETIADFRQDVLNATVSAHIPPQSLPEQWDVAGLEAALQSDFGVALPIQQWLDADDHLYEETLREKLLNELIAAYNEKEDQAGAEALRTFEKQIVLRVLDDLWKDHLSTMDHLRHGIHLRGYAQKNPKQEYKRESFTLFSELLDSIKRDSIRVLSHVQVRREDPIEEEARLRQEAEALAARMQFQHDEAPGLEQPEVLGEEIDVALATAPVRNEQKLGRNELCYCGSGKKFKHCHGQIQ from the coding sequence ATGTTTGCGCCTTTGTTAAAGAAACTTTTTGGAAGCAAGAACGAGCGTGAAGTCAAACGCATGCTCAAGACGGTGCAGCTCGTCAATGCCTTCGAAGAGCAAATGGTGGCCCTTTCGGACGATCAATTGCGTGCCAAGACCAACGAGTTCAAGGCTCGCCTCGCCAAAGGGGAAACCCTCGACAAGCTGCTGCCAGAAGCCTTTGCGGTCGCCCGCGAAGCCGGTAAGCGCGTCATGGGTATGCGCCACTTCGATGTCCAGCTGATCGGCGGCATGACCTTGCATGAAGGCATGATCGCGGAAATGCGTACCGGTGAAGGCAAGACCCTGGTGGCAACACTGGGCGTTTACCTCAACGCGCTGTCCGGCAAGGGCGTGCACGTTGTGACGGTGAACGACTACCTGGCCCGTCGTGACGCCAACTGGATGCGCCCGCTCTACGAATTCCTCGGTATGACGGTCGGCGTGGTCACGCCGTTCCAGCCACCGGAAGAGAAGCGTGCCGCTTACGCCGCCGACATTACCTACGGCACCAACAACGAATTCGGTTTCGACTACCTGCGCGACAACATGGCGTTCAGCATGGAAGAAAAATTCCAGCGCGAACTCAATTTTGCCGTGATCGACGAAGTCGACTCCATTCTCATCGACGAAGCCCGTACTCCGCTGATCATCTCCGGTCAGGCCGAGGACAGTTCCAAGCTGTATATCGAGATCAACAAACTGATCCCGCAGCTTGAATTGCACGTCGAAGAAGTCGAAGGCGAAGTCACCAAGGCCGGCCACTACACCGTGGACGAGAAGACCCGTCAGGTCGAACTCAACGAAGCCGGTCACCAGTTCATCGAAGACATGCTCACCCGCGTCGGCCTGCTGGCTGAAGGCGAGAGCCTGTATTCGGCGCACAACCTTGGTCTGCTGACCCACGTTTATGCCGGCCTGCGCGCGCACAAACTGTTCAATCGCAACGTTGAATACATCGTGCAGGACGGTCAGGTCGTGCTGGTCGACGAACACACCGGCCGTACCATGCCGGGTCGCCGTTTGTCCGAAGGCCTGCACCAGGCCATCGAAGCCAAGGAAAACCTGAACATCCAGGCCGAGAGCCAGACCCTGGCGTCGACCACGTTCCAGAACTACTTCCGTCTGTACAGCAAGCTGTCCGGCATGACCGGTACCGCAGACACCGAAGCGTTCGAATTCCACCAGATCTATGGCCTGCAGGTCATGGTCATCCCGCCGAACAAGCCGTTGGCGCGTAAAGACTACAACGACTTGGTGTTCCTGACCGCCGAAGAGAAATACGCGGCGATCATCAACGACATCAAGGAGTGCATGGCTCAGGGCCGTCCGGTGCTGGTGGGTACCGCCACCATCGAGACGTCCGAGCACATGTCCAGCCTGCTCGTGAAGGAAGGCATCGAACACAAGGTTCTGAACGCCAAGTTCCACGAAAAAGAAGCCGAAATCATCGCTCAGGCCGGTCGCCCGGGCGCACTGACCATCGCCACCAACATGGCCGGTCGTGGTACCGACATTCTGTTGGGCGGTAACTGGGAAGTGGAAGTGGCTTCGCTGGAAGATCCGACCCCTGAGCAGATTGCCCAGATCAAGGCCGACTGGCAGAAACGTCACCAGCAAGTGCTGGAGTCGGGTGGTTTGCAGGTGATCGCCTCCGAGCGTCACGAATCGCGCCGTATCGACAACCAGTTGCGTGGTCGTGCCGGTCGTCAGGGCGACGCCGGTTCCAGCCGTTTCTACCTGTCGCTGGAAGACAGCCTGATGCGCATCTTCGCCTCTGACCGGGTGAAGAACTTCATGAAGGCGCTGGGTATGCAGTCCGGTGAAGCGATCGAACACCGCATGGTGACCAACGCCATCGAGAAGGCTCAGCGCAAGGTTGAAGGTCGCAACTTCGACATCCGTAAACAGCTGCTCGAGTTCGACGACGTCAACAACGAACAACGTAAAGTGATCTATCACATGCGTAATAGTTTGTTGGCCGCCGACAACATTGGCGAAACCATCGCCGATTTCCGTCAGGACGTGCTCAACGCCACCGTCAGCGCACACATTCCGCCGCAGTCGCTGCCTGAGCAGTGGGACGTGGCCGGTCTGGAAGCGGCGTTGCAGAGCGACTTCGGTGTGGCGCTGCCGATCCAGCAATGGCTCGACGCAGACGACCACCTGTACGAAGAAACCCTGCGCGAGAAGCTGCTGAACGAACTGATCGCCGCGTACAACGAGAAAGAAGATCAAGCCGGTGCCGAAGCACTGCGCACCTTCGAGAAGCAAATCGTGCTGCGCGTGCTCGACGACCTGTGGAAAGACCACCTGTCGACCATGGATCACCTGCGTCACGGCATCCACTTGCGTGGTTATGCGCAGAAGAACCCGAAGCAAGAGTACAAGCGCGAATCCTTCACCTTGTTCTCCGAGCTGCTGGATTCGATCAAGCGCGACTCGATCCGTGTGCTGTCGCACGTTCAGGTGCGCCGCGAAGACCCGATCGAAGAAGAGGCGCGCCTGCGTCAGGAAGCCGAGGCGCTGGCTGCGCGCATGCAGTTCCAGCACGACGAAGCGCCTGGCCTGGAGCAACCGGAAGTGTTGGGTGAAGAGATCGATGTAGCGCTCGCCACCGCACCGGTACGCAACGAGCAGAAGCTGGGCCGCAACGAACTGTGCTACTGCGGTTCGGGCAAGAAGTTCAAGCATTGCCACGGGCAGATCCAGTAA